DNA from Salvelinus sp. IW2-2015 unplaced genomic scaffold, ASM291031v2 Un_scaffold13598, whole genome shotgun sequence:
gtaacaacctaaccattacgaaaCTTTGCCTCTTCTTCTCGgttagggtgtgtgtgagtgtgtgtatttatgtggttgtgtgtgtgtttgtgagtgagtgagtgtgtgtgtgtgtgagagtgcgtgtgtgtgcgtgtgtgtgtgcgcgccgcgTAACTCACTCCTTGGAGCGTCTCAGTGAGTTCCCGTCTGCGGTTGCGGCACTTGGCGGCAGCCAACTTGTTCCTCTCGCGTctcaccctcctcttctcctcttcttcaggGGTAAGctaaggaaataaataaaacaccttGTGAGTTGTCGTTCACACAAAAGCTGAACAAGGTAAACAAGAAGAGAAGCCTTGGGTTAAGACATATAAGCCATCATCTCCAAATTCCTCACAACTTGGCACTTTGATATTAAAACTCACTCTACTGTCTCACAATGTTAGAAGACATTCACCAATAGTGCTTGCCGGCACATGGTGAATTCCACACATCCAGACAAAATGAACttttaaacacacacatcatCTGTACACTTTGTGGTCCTCACCTGCTCATCTCTCCTGCGGCGTCCGCGGGTGTCCCCAATGGAGCGGATGACACCCGGA
Protein-coding regions in this window:
- the LOC112080239 gene encoding fos-related antigen 2-like; amino-acid sequence: MPGSSSAFIPTINAITTSQDLQWMVQPTVITSMSNPYSRSHPYGHHLSNGPGLLGHTTLARPGVIRSIGDTRGRRRRDEQLTPEEEEKRRVRRERNKLAAAKCRNRRRELTETLQGVSYAARTHTRTHTHSHTHTHSLTHKHTHNHINTHTHTHPNREEEAKFRNG